Proteins from a genomic interval of Musa acuminata AAA Group cultivar baxijiao chromosome BXJ1-9, Cavendish_Baxijiao_AAA, whole genome shotgun sequence:
- the LOC135593540 gene encoding wall-associated receptor kinase 5-like — MRPSGRGCKAACWLRMRWGLPFFVISATATNAETSNCSDKCGQVLVQYPFGIEPGCYRVGFAITCDRSDGNSPKAFLGTSDIEVTEISLLHGQSRVKAQVSWECYNETAVESTNSNLPSKSFDVNGVYKISDDRNKFTLIGCNSMAYLQSQQTADGPYPYVYYTGCLSYCEDTSKVINGVCNGIGCCQTSIPSGLSDTSFSFTAYSHRYFLSFSPCSYVFIVDQDYYSFSATDLTMDTNKSMPLWLDWAVRDAATCEEAKGSDNYACRSQNSVCNKARSGAGYLCNCSQGYQGNPYLVDGCQDIDECMLPEKYPCYGVCSNLPGSYHCTCPPGKRGDPFNGPCVLSSLFVTKIVIGVSSALFATLALISAMLITRSKRRHAREKEKLLKEISNGRILSMQMDTLTVFTLQDLQRATDNFHYSRVLGRGGHGVVYRGVLEDRREVAIKKTLLTIEAQNGEAMEVRQKEFLNELKILTQINHRNVVRLFGCCLEEKIPLLVYEFVPNGTLSHFIHKRDPNPSVPLEVVLKIAVESAEALAYLHSSTSRAISHGDVKPSNILLDDKLMAKVSDFGASTLLLTDRTQTVSLVQGTIGYVDPDFMETRRLTAKTDVYSFGVVLLELVTRKKAVLDDASGVRELALMSREELLHILDEQFVREGGMVLLEKVVELALQCLRRRRDERPDMKRVAEKLRKFIRIRQHQRGELYTDEIDTGYLIPDSSIYHSFDRTLMQGMGSRRPSPV; from the exons atgaggccgagtggccgaggctgcaaggcagcgtgttggctgcgcatgaggtggGGCCTGCCGTTTTTTGTCATATCAGCAACAGCGACGAATGCAGAAACCTCAAACTGCTCGGACAAGTGCGGCCAAGTGCTTGTCCAGTATCCCTTCGGCATCGAGCCAGGTTGCTACAGAGTTGGATTCGCCATCACATGCGACCGCTCGGATGGCAACTCCCCCAAAGCTTTCCTCGGCACGAGCGACATCGAGGTGACCGAGATCTCGCTGCTGCACGGCCAGTCTCGCGTGAAGGCTCAAGTAAGTTGGGAGTGCTACAACGAGACCGCCGTGGAGAGCACCAACTCCAACTTACCATCCAAAAGCTTCGATGTCAATGGAGTGTACAAGATCTCCGACGACCGCAACAAGTTCACTCTCATCGGTTGCAACTCAATGGCATATCTACAAAGCCAGCAGACGGCCGACGGCCCCTATCCGTATGTATACTATACTGGTTGCTTATCGTACTGCGAAGATACAAGCAAAGTCATCAATGGGGTTTGCAATGGCATAGGATGCTGCCAAACCAGCATCCCGTCAGGCCTCAGTGACACTTCCTTCTCTTTCACTGCATATTCCCATCGATATTTTTTGAGCTTTAGTCCATGTAGCTACGTTTTCATTGTTGATCAAGACTACTACTCATTTAGCGCCACCGATTTAACCATGGACACAAACAAATCCATGCCGCTGTGGCTGGATTGGGCAGTCAGAGATGCTGCAACATGCGAGGAGGCGAAGGGCTCTGATAATTATGCATGCCGAAGTCAAAACAGTGTGTGCAACAAGGCCAGGAGTGGTGCAGGTTACCTTTGTAATTGCTCACAAGGATACCAAGGCAACCCCTATCTTGTCGATGGATGCCAAG ATATCGATGAGTGTATGCTACCGGAGAAGTATCCTTGCTATGGAGTCTGCAGTAATCTCCCAGGAAGCTACCATTGCACATGCCCACCTGGCAAGCGTGGTGACCCATTTAATGGACCATGTGTCCTCAGCAGCCTATTTGTTACGAAGATTGTCATAG GTGTCTCTTCTGCCTTGTTTGCGACGCTGGCTCTCATTTCTGCAATGCTTATAACACGTTCAAAGAGGAGGCACGCAAGGGAAAAGGAGAAGCTTTTGAAAGAGATATCGAACGGGAGGATACTGTCAATGCAAATGGATACATTGACTGTGTTTACACTGCAAGATCTACAGCGGGCAACGGACAACTTCCACTACAGCAGAGTACTTGGACGCGGAGGCCACGGTGTGGTTTACAGAGGAGTTCTGGAGGACCGACGAGAGGTGGCTATCAAGAAGACTCTGCTGACCATCGAGGCACAGAATGGAGAAGCCATGGAGGTACGACAGAAGGAGTTCTTGAACGAGTTAAAGATTCTGACACAGATCAACCACAGGAACGTGGTGAGACTCTTTGGATGTTGTTTGGAGGAGAAGATTCCATTGCTGGTCTATGAATTCGTTCCCAACGGCACCCTCTCCCACTTCATTCATAAAAGAGATCCTAATCCATCGGTCCCCTTGGAAGTTGTTCTCAAGATCGCAGTGGAATCCGCAGAAGCGCTTGCTTATTTGCATTCATCAACATCTCGTGCAATCAGTCACGGGGACGTGAAGCCCAGCAACATACTCCTGGATGACAAATTGATGGCGAAGGTGTCGGATTTTGGAGCGTCGACACTGCTGCTAACTGATAGAACTCAGACTGTGAGCTTGGTGCAAGGAACTATTGGCTATGTAGACCCTGATTTCATGGAAACAAGGCGCCTGACTGCAAAAACTGATGTATACAGCTTTGGAGTCGTCCTCCTGGAACTAGTCACCAGGAAGAAGGCAGTCTTGGATGATGCTTCAGGTGTGCGCGAGTTGGCATTGATGAGCAGGGAGGAGCTTCTTCATATTTTGGATGAGCAGTTTGTGCGTGAGGGAGGAATGGTTTTGCTGGAGAAGGTCGTCGAGCTTGCACTTCAGTGTCTTCGTCGTCGAAGGGATGAGAGACCAGACATGAAGCGGGTGGCGGAGAAGCTACGGAAGTTTATACGAATCCGGCAGCATCAGAGGGGAGAACTTTACACGGATGAAATAGACACAGGGTATCTTATACCGGATTCTTCTATCTACCACAGTTTCGATAGAACACTGATGCAAGGGATGGGATCTCGAAGACCTAGTCCTGTTTAG
- the LOC135594114 gene encoding cytokinin dehydrogenase 5-like, whose amino-acid sequence MSRGRIAPRPEPTCSPSTGEHYVDASGGDLQVDVLNWTLANDGLAPKSWTDYLYLSVGSTLSNAGVSGQAFHHGPQISNVHELDMVTGKGELITCSEEQNSELFHGVLGGQGQFGIIIRARIALETTPHGVRWIRVLYSDFAAFTRDQELLVSLHSAHRNERFDYIQGFVIIDEGLINNWRSSFFSPKNPVKCRQYARVVPLGSINPGTRLRGQPARAELHGPIHLVHAPRPRLACAERLGSILAEPTTSVAACLHRAPRQLSAEIPPQRGLPP is encoded by the exons ATGAGTCGCGGCCGGATCGCGCCCCGCCCGGAGCCGACGTGCTCGCCGTCCACGGGCGAGCACTATGTCGACGCCTCGGGGGGTGATCTCCAGGTCGATGTGTTGAACTGGACGCTAGCCAACGACGGCCTCGCGCCCAAGTCGTGGACCGACTACCTCTACTTGTCGGTCGGCAGCACCCTCTCCAACGCCGGCGTAAGCGGGCAAGCCTTTCACCACGGACCTCAGATCAGCAATGTCCACGAGCTCGATATGGTCACAGGCAAGGGCGAGCTGATAACATGCTCAGAAGAGCAGAACTCAGAGCTGTTCCATGGAGTTCTCGGTGGTCAGGGACAGTTTGGGATCATCATCAGAGCCCGGATTGCACTGGAGACAACTCCTCACGGGGTGAGATGGATCCGAGTACTGTACTCCGACTTCGCGGCCTTCACTAGAGACCAGGAGCTCCTCGTCTCGCTCCACAGCGCCCACCGGAACGAAAGGTTCGACTACATCCAAGGCTTCGTCATCATTGATGAAGGCCTCATCAACAACTGGAGGTCGTCCTTCTTCTCCCCCAAGAACCCTGTTAAG tgccgccagtacgcccgcgtcgtgcccctcggctccataaaccccgggacacgtctgcgcggccagcctgcccgtgccgaactccacggccctatccacctggtCCACGCCCCTCGACcgcggcttgcctgcgccgaacGCCTCGGCTCCATTCTTGCCgagcccaccacctcggtcgcagcctgcctacaccgagcacctcggcaactctctgccgaaatcccacctcagcgtggCTTGCCCCCCTGA